One window of Magallana gigas chromosome 2, xbMagGiga1.1, whole genome shotgun sequence genomic DNA carries:
- the LOC105329364 gene encoding uncharacterized protein, giving the protein MKRLSNSSANRKCYKSHPNRRTKSRAHAIARRFDGSDRSQLPLLSIDASNRRRQRQFSSEGSLVKNDQGTQSEISMADGTLWSMFPLCPFDWSSSDTASFPDFPCCNNLDINLLLQAFQTQWEPTTEQDMKQMTEHLEELKTRIQKWFKDNE; this is encoded by the exons ATGAAGAGGCTTTCAAACAGCTCTGCAAATAGAAAATGTTACAAAAGTCATCCAAACAGACGCACAAAATCAAGAGCCCACGCTATAGCTCGGCGTTTTGATGGAAGCGACCGTTCACA ACTTCCGTTATTATCCATCGACGCCTCCAACAGAAGGAGACAAA GACAATTCTCGTCGGAAGGATCACTTGTAAAGAATGACCAGGGAACTCAATCAGAAATATCAATGGCAGATGGAACCCTTTGGTCCATGTTTCCATTGT GTCCTTTTGATTGGAGTTCCTCGGACACGGCGTCTTTTCCGGATTTTCCTTGCTGTAACAATTTGGACATCAACTTATTGCTACAAG CATTTCAAACTCAATGGGAGCCTACCACAGAACAAGACATGAAACAGATGACCGAGCATCTTGAAGAACTCAAAACAAGGATTCAAA AATGGTTCAAAGACAATGAATGA
- the LOC117684121 gene encoding T-box transcription factor T isoform X2: MIINRTGRRMFPYVKLTLKGLDPAGLYDIMFDIIPADTNYFKFVDNKWVAIGEAEQDFNNNFFKPPDSPQIGSEWMAKIISFQNVKLSNQPSCKCGIFSLRTLKKYLVRISLIKHKTDIFSVLEIPVPVSTFVAVTAYNNRQVIELKIKSNPYPKAFRYPKSRM; the protein is encoded by the exons ATGATTATCAACAGAACAGGACG GAGAATGTTTCCGTATGTAAAGCTCACCTTGAAAGGCCTGGATCCTGCGGGATTGTATGACATAATGTTTGATATAATCCCAGCTGACaccaattattttaaatttgtggaCAACAAATGGGTAGCTATTGGAGAAGCTGAACAAGATTTTAATAACAACTTTTTCAAGCCTCCAGATTCTCCACAAATTGGGTCGGAATGGATGGCAAAAATCATATCATTCCAGAATGTAAAACTTTCAAACCAACCTAGCTGTAAATGTGGAATT TTCAGTCTCCGAACCCTTAAGAAGTATTTAGTGAGAATATCTCTCATCAAACACAAGACTGACATATTTTCGGTGCTTGAAATTCCGGTTCCTGTATCGACGTTTGTAGCAGTTACAGCATACAACAACAGGCAGGTCATAGAGCTGAAGATCAAGAGCAATCCATATCCGAAAGCCTTCCGGTACCCCAAAAGCAG AATGTGA
- the LOC117684121 gene encoding T-box transcription factor T isoform X1, with protein MIINRTGRRMFPYVKLTLKGLDPAGLYDIMFDIIPADTNYFKFVDNKWVAIGEAEQDFNNNFFKPPDSPQIGSEWMAKIISFQNVKLSNQPSCKCGIFSLRTLKKYLVRISLIKHKTDIFSVLEIPVPVSTFVAVTAYNNRQVIELKIKSNPYPKAFRYPKSSSVSEPFRSI; from the exons ATGATTATCAACAGAACAGGACG GAGAATGTTTCCGTATGTAAAGCTCACCTTGAAAGGCCTGGATCCTGCGGGATTGTATGACATAATGTTTGATATAATCCCAGCTGACaccaattattttaaatttgtggaCAACAAATGGGTAGCTATTGGAGAAGCTGAACAAGATTTTAATAACAACTTTTTCAAGCCTCCAGATTCTCCACAAATTGGGTCGGAATGGATGGCAAAAATCATATCATTCCAGAATGTAAAACTTTCAAACCAACCTAGCTGTAAATGTGGAATT TTCAGTCTCCGAACCCTTAAGAAGTATTTAGTGAGAATATCTCTCATCAAACACAAGACTGACATATTTTCGGTGCTTGAAATTCCGGTTCCTGTATCGACGTTTGTAGCAGTTACAGCATACAACAACAGGCAGGTCATAGAGCTGAAGATCAAGAGCAATCCATATCCGAAAGCCTTCCGGTACCCCAAAAGCAG TTCAGTCTCCGAACCCTTTAGAAGTATTTAG